The Mixophyes fleayi isolate aMixFle1 chromosome 9, aMixFle1.hap1, whole genome shotgun sequence DNA window GAAGGTGTTTTCTGCATTGATTGGGCATATATTGTTGTgagattctttctttttttttactttaatttataCGTGGTAAGGAattttatatctgctgtattttttttttatttaaaacaaacctAATTGCGAAtgagtcagtggcggatccaggggcgatcgccccccctagcaggggcttgctgccggcggctacacactatgtgcagatccgttcagcagaaagagttagggagagagtcctgcccaactgctctgattgacacaatcagagcagccgggcaggactctctccctaactctctctgctgaacggatctgcacatagtgtgcagccatcagcagccttaggtgtcaaaaagggggcggggctaaatcgccccccctaaatcgcccccggtacaattaacttctggatccgcccctggaatGAGTTCTTCACTGtctaaacaaatgttaaaaaaaacttttcttgtgcttatgacctggttatTCAGTATGTATAAGTGTATTAGTGCGTATTTTTGCCTAACCTAAACCTGTCACATATACTACTGATGCAGAGCTAGATGCATCTTGTAAACCGTATACCTCAGCATGTGGgcgtaaatacattatttttacagcTCTTTAGAGCTTTATTTTTGGATAAATGTGCAGCCAGCTCAGTATAAGCCCCCATGTGTGTGGTATATTGTTTAACTTGTTGTTTTTGttaacagtttttatttattgtgtgataAAACTCTACAatcaaaattaaatgtaaaaagttGTGTTGCTTTTTTAGCATTTTTGGACCCTACTATaccctttctttaaaaaaatgttcaaatCAGTTTTCATTACATAACTTAAATGTGCAAATTTACTAACATTTTCTCTGAACACACTTACAATCTTCatatgtttccttttttttttaggaatcCAGAAAAAATTCAGTCCTGATCCTCTGATTGTCACATTATGTATGACCGTGTCAGCACTCTGGGGAAATTCTGGCATTTTTCACCTCCTGGTAGATAACAATATTATTTCAGCTGCAGCAGAGAGTCGTGATGCATTATTTCCAGGATTACTAGCCATTTCATCTGCCTTTCTTGTAATAGGATGTGTTGGAACACTCCACAAAAAAGGGCCTTTGCCCCTTTTGGCTTTTGCTTTGGGTCTCGCCAACATCCATGTGCTTGCTTTGTTTAATGATATGAATCTTGGCTCATCAGGGATTGCTTGTAACTTTATGATAGTTACAGTTATTAGCGTTTATCTGGTGGTAGTCAGGTTTTTAAATATTCTGAAAAGTAAAACTGCTTTCCTAGCGAACAGAGTCAGTTCCACAAACAACATATCAATGAATAATCTTATTGTCACAGGAATAATAGCCAATATGGTATCATCAAGTGTGCTCTGTGGAAAATTTGTTGGCACAACCAGTATTCTTTTCATTGGTCAAGTCCATTGGATGTTCACATCCGCAATGTACCAAATAATGGTCTTTGTTGCATCCTTTGTTGCACGTGACATTTTCCATGCAACATTCTTCAGCTTTTTGTCTGTACTGAGATTTGCAGAAGGATATTCACTTTTAAATCAACCCAATCTGTCAAATATTACCAGTACTTCCTCTCCATTACAAACATTGCCATTACTTCCCCTTCCATTCATGGTTGTGTTTACAATTCTTTTTTGCTGTTTGGCTTTCTTGATGTTTTTGCAGAATCTGTacattggaatatatatatttctttttgcaGTTTATTGTGCCACTTTGACCCTCCCAAGTGGAATTGCCCATAATGCTCCACAAGCAGTTAATTTGGTTATCTTTATAACTTCAATCATTTACATGTTTACTAGGCTTTATTTGTCAAAGCCAGATTTCAAAATCTCACAAAGAAATAGTTTAAAGGAAATTATATTTTCTTGCCTTCACTTTCTTAATATAAAGCCAACAAAATCAACACTCTGTTCTTATTCTGCAACCTTTAATTTTCAAGAAGTGGATTTGATTGGCCATGCATTTAATAGCCTTGCAGCATTTTTAATCATTGTGGAAACACATGCTAGTTTTATTCTGATTATGGTGGCTGGTTGCATGGTGTACATAACTGGTTTATTGTCCCTGTCTGCTGGTAAAACCCTTGAGAGTAGTGCCTTTATCTTTTATGGAATCTGGTGGATCATTTGGGGCCTTGTGAAATATGTGGCTTTATGCATGTCAGTGAAAAAGTTTCAAATAGCAGTGGGCATTATCTGCTTTTTGATTTTAAATGGCTTTTTAACTGTTTGTTTGATCACGCTAAACAGAGCTTGGtttataaattccctaacacttgAGGTCCTGCTTATAAGCTTTTTACTGCACACACTAAATATTCTGCCTGGTGAAACCATCATTGCATTCAGTATCTTGTTTGGGATTGTAAGCTTCTACTGCTTTCTGACTGCCTTACTTAATGGAACTGTGCAGACACCACATCTGCCCTGGGGTGATCCATTCCTTAAACATGGACTGTTTCAACAAGGTTGTATGCTGTGCCCACTTCCTGCTAAGAAAGTAGTATCAATTAAGAAAATAGCAGGTAAGTGTCTTAATTGCAAATGTAAGTTTCTATATTTTATGATATTAATGAAGGACAACATTGCTTTAAGATAAAAAGGTTTCCCAATGTCGGTCCTACCTACTCTATCtgatattatgtcacacattTAGTGGTTTAGATGCCTCCTAACCATTGTCGCCCTAGGCACTGTCTAGGTTCAACTAAACGTAGCGTCTGTTCtacctctttttaaaaaaaatataaaaagagccTTTTTAAGTCTTTTCCTTGATAAAGAGCAATAATCCCATGTAAACTAAAGTTGACAACACACATGATGATTTTGACAACCTATTTGGCCAGTACAGCTTGGGTTTGCCATGTGAATAGGCCTCTGCTCACCACCCGAAATGATGGTAGAGGATTAATCATCATCAAGTAACTGTACACATTGCCAACGCTAGCCCTGGGGAGGCCCTTGGTGGTGCCTCCATCTCGGAAGTTACGACACATGGATGTAATACATCCCCCTTGCTCTTCTTACCTTGGCTGGCAAGAGTTGAAGGGCCTCAGACAGGAAATGTGGTCCCAACTACCAGACCCCCAGCGTAACACTGTCATGGATGAGCAGCAGCCAGCAGATTTACATAAAAGAGCATGCTGACTGCTGCTTCCTTATGACAATGGCTTGCACTCTATGTGGAGGTGATGCGGAAGCATTCAATTCACTgaattcagtgttttaggtgcctcctaaccattggcaccctaggcaactgtctAGGTTCACTTAATGATAGCGTAGACTCTAGCTACATATTGTTTTCCAGTCTTTGAGAAAAAGGGAGGAAAGTAATAGAAATAATCGCATCTCCGTCCATTTCTTTCATTTATCAATTCATGACTGTTTTAACTTTCATTTAATCGATCAATAAACCCAACACTCCCAGGATTCTTGACTTACTTAGACAAGGTGATGTATGGAAGAGTCCTTTTTACTTTACACATCTCGGAACACAGTTGTGAGTACAAATTGCTTATCTAAGGGCTCTGCATACAGATAAAGATGATTTgatgataatgggcctgattcattaagaaaagtactcattttttttttacttaattttttggataaaaccatgttacaatacaaggggtgcatattagtttattattttgcacataaggaaattattggctttttttcctagatcaactttacatttcagtgtacaaataagctatcaagtatttgtgtgctacatgaaaaaacagccagtattttccttatgtgctagttaataatctaatttgcaccccttgcattgctaaatggttttgtccagaagacttaagtaagaatacttgctcaatttcttgcctaacttccttaatgaatcaggcctaatattACTTGCAGATTCGTTCTGAGGAACATGTGATATTGAATCCTTCTATCTAATCCAGAttgatgaaaaaaatatttctgcttAAACTGATTGGTCTTGAAAGTATTAAGTAACCAGAGTGCCGATTTATATATCTTTACAGACAAGATTTTTTGCATTATGTTAGAtatatgattatattatatatatgggctgGGTACGTATTTCTGACTACTGTCGACAAttacaatgtttacattttaagcATGTCAACAGAATCTATCGACTTTTACCCTGTCATCATTTTAGTGTTCACAGATCCACTACCGGAAATATGACCACCACATATATAGActtatagatagagagagatgcATTGTGTATGGCATAGCATGTCTGCacacattgtttttatattttatattttgtgcttttatatatgtatcaataaatatatttttttctgagaGGACACTATATAAATCATATACTCTCATTCTCTTAATGCTTTGGCACCatcttttttgctgtttttatttatagCTTGGAGGTACAGAGCACTCCCTCAGAATTGAGCCGGGCATCAATAATTCTTCTTTATTATCAATTTATTGTTAGTTTTCGACATCTTCATAATTTGTACATCTTATTCCATTTTGTATGAAGAAAGTTGTGCCGTTAAGTCTCACCCATCCTTGCCTTTGAGGCGCTACCTTCCACATCTCTGAAAAGTAGGCAACAATGCAATAGATAGTACTTGGTaaatttttaaatatgtaaatggGAACTGGAAATCCATTTAAAAGAATAAATGGTATTTAAAGACACAATGGTCAGTTATACATATACAAACATGGGTGTAAGGTTAAACAATTAAAAACACAAAGGAtaatgatttttaaacatttaggggtatatttactaaactgtgggtttgaccaactgtctctctgctttCACCACATGGATGTGAAAATGTTAagtaaagctcaacatgtccaaaacagagcttatcatcttcacTCCTCCCAGAGTTATCACTCTACCTCACTATCTATGACGAGACTGGGCATTGATGTGGGAATATCAGACCAACCCAGTCTGTCAGTCAGTGGACCAATTGGGTGACATCGGCCCACCTAGTTATTAAATGTTGCAAAGTGGCCGGATCCAGCATTGTTTTGGTGAccaaagagggagggggaggcagcCCACAGGAAGCATGTGTTGTAGCTGTTAAAATGAAGTAGtcagatatattttttaatagagtcaagtttatttatcagaatggtaacaataatacatttgtccatatgtttTGGCACCCTTATGCAGAGGGGATTTACCTTgacatttacactgattggataactaatAATTATGTGCACCTATACTCAAAGTATTTGCCTCCTTAACCACACTGTGTTAAAATATGAGGCCTTAGCTCGAAGGTTTGGAGACAGTCATTCTTTTATCACTGTTTTTCTAAATAAGCACATAAGACAAAACAGTACAGCCTTGCAAAACGTTCTTTCCACGAAGCATGAAAGTCATAAACATTTCTTGCAAAACTCTGTGCCTGTAAGGACTCTGAGCTGGGAgctaacctgctggggactttgttggtgTTTTTTACTGACACTGATGAATTTACTGGTTTATATTTGGTGCGGGAACCTGTTTCTCCTTGTGGAACACTGTTGCATTTACTTTGTGTGAACACTTTATTTAATTAGTGAGcttattatctctttcttgctTCACTATCTGTGTGATCCATGAACCTAGAGAGCCGGATACCTAGGGAACTACGCTTCCAATCCCGGTGTCCTCACACCACCATTAACATCAACATTTTCTCAATGTCTCAAACCTGCTGCTTTAGTGTCACACTTGATTCCACCCTCTgctttctctcccagtcctgtcttctccagattttaaatatttccagaatacaccAATTTCTTACTCAAGATGCAGCCaacacttaggctaggtacacactgaagaattttccgactgacaTGTTATCTACAACTACTTCCCCTTcgaccgaaggtccgatcgctcagaTCAGGTTTTAGACGATTAACTAAAGACCAACCGGCAGGGAACCGACTTTTCACCGCCATATTacgtgagcaaagattagaaatttgtacacactgaaacgactattaactgtcgtgaacatagagaacttagttTTTTATAAGGGTTAACTCATCATATAATTGTGGGGGATAAgccctaaatcataactgcagtgtaaatatgacaTATTAATGAATTCCTTGacaagttgagctactaaagtgtaagtCTGTTATATGCGTATTTGACGGCTCTGCAAATTTTattgtgagaagataggagtgtcacctagggcagcttcaaagagcccgtgctgtgagatatatcctggcctgggatggagctttgacacctgaatagacctttaggaaccactcagcatggtgtctggctcaaagagcccatgtgctaacttggctatatgtgatatagacaaaaataattcagttttaaaatatgccacttaaaatcaataaaagtactcatcaaccacatattcctcaatagcaaaatgaagggcagctcatatgtcaaattaagaattctgccccacagagaagttaaggaaatgagtgtaagctctacgaatacactgtatttaggtgtgtttggtatcaaaagatggacaaattcataggggatttattaataataaaattgggtctgtgtgatgctccacagacaggtcacatagtagaattcggtagtaaatcagacaacatgcaaatgatgattgcaaaatgtatcacagaccacaacccccaggaggtgggaaggtgtaaaggtgtcttttaaAAGCTCAGACAATGGGACCTTCCCCTGGACATGGCATCACCCTCAAAATTCCCTCTCTAATTATGATCCCTTCCCCAAGGTTCTCTATGCTCTCCCCCCTATTAACTTAACAATTTTGTTAGTTTGCACCTACCCCTGACTGTTACTCGGTCTGCCAGTCACGGCCCCCACGAACCCCTCTGGCACACAGGATGTGTCACCCACATTGTTCTAAACCGGAGCCTGGTACCCCAATCTCCGGTCCCTTCCCACCCCTTTCATACTAACACCTCTCCTGCTTTTCCCTCTTTGCCTAGTTTTCAGACTCGTCTCATAAAGCTTTCCTTTTCCACACCCACCATGACTATCAAGATAATATAACGTTAATGGTTTAAATGCCCCGCAGAAACGCACCATGGCGCTTCAGGAATTAAAACGCTTTAAGGCTCACATAGTCCTCCTGCAGGAAACGCATTTCACACACTCACACCCAAGTCTCACAAATAGAACCTTCCCGCATGCATTCTATTCCACCTCTCCTCGCAAAACTAGTGGCACTGCTATCCTAGTCCACCAGTCAGTTCCATTAACTGTACATTTCACAATAACAGATGACCAAGGCAGATATACAATATTGATTGGCTCTATTTCCCAAACGCCCATAACCATAGCGAATCTTTATGCTCCTAATGTGGGACAGGGATCCTTCTTTTCAGACTTCTTCGCTAAACTTTCTCAATCCAAGGGACACGTCATTTTGGATGGGGACTTTAATGTCACGTTGGATGCCAAGCTAGACCGCTCTCCACCGTCTCCCTCCTCTCTGCGGACCTCTAGAGACTCTCGTCATCTTTGCTCCCTAATCAAGCTGTATGATATCTATGACTCTTGGCGAGTCCTGAACTCCTCGGCTCGTGCATACACACACTTTTCCATCCCTCATAACGTCCATACACGCATAGACATGATTTTCACAGATAAATCCTCCACTCCTTCCTTGCGCTCTTCGGATATAATTCCAGTTACCTGGTCGGATCATGCGGTGGTTTCTCTTAATGTTGATATCCTTCCCTCAGTCCGCCCCCATCGGTCCTGGCGCATGCACGACACCCTCGTCTCCAAACCGGAAAACTTACAGAAAGTGTCGCAGGCAATTGAGGAGTTCAAGAACTTCAACTCCTCCCCAGATATCTTGCACTGTGTCCTATGGGAGGCTCATAAAGCCACCATCTGAGGCCTCTTAATTAGCATATCATCAGCGCAGAAAAAAATTCAAGTAGCACACATCCAGAATCTCGAATCTGAGCTGGTTTCTCTCACCAAGAAGCATCAACGTTACCGAAAACGCAAAAATTATCTCAGAATCCTAGCTGTAAAAGCTCAGATACAACAACTTTTGTCTAATCGGCCAACACGCTGAAATGGCTCCGCCAAAGATTCTACGAGAAAGGAAATAAAGCGGATGCTCTTTTGGCTCATAGTTTACGTGCCAAACGGACCCGCAACAGAATTATTCATATTCAAGATGCCTCCGCCAGTAAGCTATTTGACCCACAGAAGATAGCTAACAGTTTCCAGGAATTCTACTCCAAATTGTATGATCTACAGTCTGAAACACCCCCCTAACGACCTCAGACTTCGAATCAAAACATTCCTAAATACATGTTGCGCTTAGTGAGTCGCAATTTTCTTCACTTAGTCAGGATATATCCGCTGACGAATTGAAATGTACAGTTAAATCTCTGAGAAATGCGTCTGCCCCGGGCTCGGACGGTCTCACAgccatatattacaaaaagttgCTCCCTGTCCTCTCACCCATGCTGCTAAATCTCTTTAACTCGATTTTTAAAGCTTCGAAAGTTTGACAGCGCCACCACTAGAGCTAACATAGTGGTCATCCCAAAGGAGGGAAAGGATTCTAGTCTTTGTACAAGTTATCGTCCAATATCATGACTAAATATAGACCTTAAACTTTTCGCTAAGATTTTAGCAAATCGTTTGGCCGATGTGATCTCCTCCTTGGTCCACCCTGACAAGGTGGGGTTCATTCCCAATCGCCAAGCAGCCGATAATACTAGGAAAATCATCAACTTGATCCATGCTTCAAATAGGCTCAAAACTCCGGCACTTGACGCTGACCGGGTTTCATGGCCCTTCATTGCGAGGTCCTCAAAACAGTGAACATACAGGCCCCTTTCTTAATGGAATTGCCTCCCACTGTTTCAACCCCTCAGCAACGGTTCTGGCCAATGGATGTGCTACAGCGGCATTCCCAATTAGGAATGGCACCAGAGAGgaatgccccctctctcccctcctctttgcccTAATTATGGAACATCTTGCCACCAGAATTCGCCTCAACCCTAATATCTCTGGTATATCCACAGGTTTAGGATCGGCTAAACTAGCCTTGTACGCAGACGACGTCCTTCTCACCCTTACAAACCCTCATGTCTCTGTTCCATCTGTTTTAGCAGAAATTAACGAGTATGGTCTCCTCTCGAACTTTAAAATCAACTCCGACAAGACCGAAGCCCTTGCCCTTAATCTCCCTTCGAACACTCAAACTCACTTACAGGACTTCAAATTTCACTGGCAGCCACATCACATTAAATACTCAGTTGTCAATCTCACCAAAACCTACGATCATCTTTTTACCGCCAACTTTCCCCCACTAGTAGCCGCCCTGAAGCGAGATCTCAAATCCTGGTCCCCGAAGTATATTTCTTGGATCGGTAGAGTGGCTTCAATTAAGATGAATATTCTGCCAAGGATTCTTTATATCTTTCAGACCCTACTTGTACGTGTCCCATCACTTTTTCTCAAAGATCTGCAGGCAAGCATCTCACATTTTGTATGGTCCGGCCGGCGTCCGAGAGTTTGTCTCGAAGTTCTCTTTCGTCATGCTCGAAACGGTGGCCTGGGTCTCCCCTGTCTCCACAAATACTACTTGGCATCTCACCTCACCCAAGTGGTCCTCTCTCATTCTCCTCCTCAGACCAGGCTTTGGGTTGACATGGAGGCGGACCTTCTTCAGATGCTATTCCCCAGTATCTTATTCTGGCTAGACCCTAAAGATCTTCCCCCTCTGCACCCTCTCCCCCCAACCGTTCAATTCTCCTTAGATTAGGATTACTTCACCGCTACGCATTTCCcttcttaaaaaatgaaaatatagataTTTCAGTAATTTGTTGAACTGAGTCTCGCTAGGACCTGTTTTcccttcctccttctctgttctTACCTCTATTAACAcacccttaccccccccccccaaactatcctcctcctctctgttttCAAATTCTGATacttcctcttcctctccccctctccatctTCCCTTTATGGTACTCCAGATTCCTCATAACTATTATACTTTTGATTCACGTCTATCTATATGTTACTACTCTTGAGGACCACTCCTCCTGTAATGGTTCCGAGTTCTATACCCTACCTGTACAATAAACTCTCAATGTTAATACTGTTATGAGTTGTATTATCATAGCATATGCTGTACCGTTTTTgacaaaaattgaataaaaatatatttaaaaaaaaaaagctcagacaagttacaacaaattgtcagtcttttgggaaaatcaatccacattgataagctgtctttcttcctagccaatttcccatggcaccgATTTTCcaattcatgtaagtgatactctgattgtaaccccttttattttaaactgctttgcttgtgtatgttatatcagttgtttattaattgtttttctttatatctgaatgccctgtacttttttgtattttaaatctataatttaatatgtggcatccgtgatactctaacgaatccattagcctgtaaAGAAGGATATAGCTCGACCaaattaaccctttgaatgccggtgtgggtgatttttttgatacatttgactaacaagccagtgtgtgcttgcatttacatttgtgtaacagtctggaggtgtgaatagttaaccctttgtttgctggtgggggccttgttagcctgtgttagctagaagccttgtgtgccagtgtgggacagtatattggggtcctattgcacgtattcaataggtgggggcaaacctgaagtgtgtctGGGTGTGAGCGCTGTCTGGGGGCGATTTAGTAggtctgtaacctgtgtgataggtagaaagagactgtgggctggaatcgtgtgcaacCTCCTACAGTGAACATCccaagtcacggcagctggaagCGTGTTCGTAACAGTAACGATGACCCCAAGAAATGtaaataaggggcagagcatgttcaatagtaaccacacCAAACCTAATAAAAGACCGAAGGCAACACAGTTCCTACATTTGCTAGCACGTGTGCATTGTACGGTCGTTCTCAAccatcaaaaacatttttttactaatatggatactttGAAGACCGACAACCAACTGCTATTTTTCTGCTCattgtggcaagaagactgcaagttcAGACCccagggaaagaaggagaaaaatagatcttgttggaccaaagactTATGctatacacattaatgcaatagacacctgctattgctttacagctagaagcacctaattacaaaatgagtgacatTCAGGCACCACATCATGTGGGACTGGTACAGCCATAAGAAATTAACATACCAAGGAGTCGCAGCTCAAGGAACTATCGGCACCTGGTCGTGGATTGATTagaaaattatacacactacaaAATCGTTAGGTGGATTAGtcgaaaaatattaaacagtataaaTAACCAAATGAGCCAAAAATCAGCACTTTGGCATGACTttagaccatcgtgtcactatacacactaacccgaatTCCAACCAAatgtatgttggctgatttacccgaTTATTGTCGAAaacgcttcagtgtgtacctagcctcattcattcactcatctcctgcattgacaaCTGCAACCTTCTTATATCTGGCActcccctcacccatctatccccaTTTAAATCCATTTCAAATGCTGCAGcaggactgatcttcctctctcatcgttccacatctgctgcacctctCTACagatccctacactgactccctgtgtcctcaattatccaattcaaattactcaccctctcCTACAAAGTCTGCAACAACACCACCACTTCATACACCTCAAATGTCTTATTGAAATACTCTCCCTGTCGCCCTATTGCATATACCTCTGATCTGCATCTCTCCTGGTCTCTGCTAACTTCCACTCACTCCcgcttacaagacttctccagtgcttcTACCCACTTGTGGAATTTTATATCCctcctgatcaagcccaatcacACTCTCCCAGAACAATGTAATCCTTAAAcactctctttattaaagcttACCTTACTTACgcttatactacccacactagtgTGCcattacaactgtcccaatcgcCACACTGAGTCAcacttgttcttcttgtttcagcttggattgtaagctctggCATGAGCATGGTCCTCATTACCCTTTGTTTtcgtgtctgcatttattttgcctaccttgtatgttctgttttccctctggctggcactgcggagcactgtggcaccataCAATTTAATAAGAATATCAGAAAACACTCTTACAAATATCTACTTTAATACTTGTTGTCAGGGATAACGTGGAAGCTACCAGATGTAGTATGTATAGCACAGATAAGCAAGCAAGTAGAGGAGGCCGAGTCCATCCAAGGACTTAGTTTGGATGTGATTTACCCAAGGCTTGGACAGCTGTAGACTTCTGTAGTCCTCTTAGAAGGCATGATTGTTATCATAGTTTTGGTGGGTGACAAGATTGAACAATTGTAATTGTTCACCCCTCTGAGCCTTTAGACCCAGCCTGAACTTCTATGACCCCGGGACAGCATACATTCCTCTCTCCTCCCATAGACTGTCATCCTTATGTATTTTTAGAATCCTAAGAGGATTGATTCTGTATTTTAATACAATAGCAATTGTATATAACCAACAACAAGAACACCCCAGGGAGATATTGAGATCGTTAGGCTTCAAATATGTGCGCTGGAGCAGAGAAAAGTGGATCTTGTCATGCTGCCTAATGGTTCTATTTTCATCAAatagatacaaaatatatatttttattttttattttgcatgtttaAAATGATGCTTTTATAGACAAATAAAGCTATGCATAATGTAATTTTGTTAATGTTGTCATTATGCTTTTGTAgaatttaaaaatgacatttcattTCAATTGTTAGCATTTTCACTTATTAATCCCATATAAGTAAACTTCTTACATTGCATGTTAATGCCACAAAAACAGCAAGAGTTGGGCAAATTCTAAAATGTGCTAAATTCCATCATTCATGACTAGTCTGATGTCCTCCTTAAACAAATCTATTGTTTATGTGCAAAATGCAAATGACTTAGCCATGGTAATTTCTTGACATTGCATATTTTGAGGTTGGTGAGGTAAACTGCAACATTTAATTTCTCCATCTACATGTTATGATAAATTCATGCACAAAGGGTTGGTTACGTAATTCAAACACTGGAAGTGTCTgtatttagcctgccgacatttcaAGTGTCTGAAATGTGACCACATCCTT harbors:
- the LOC142101639 gene encoding uncharacterized protein LOC142101639 isoform X1, translating into MLAHIGIQKKFSPDPLIVTLCMTVSALWGNSGIFHLLVDNNIISAAAESRDALFPGLLAISSAFLVIGCVGTLHKKGPLPLLAFALGLANIHVLALFNDMNLGSSGIACNFMIVTVISVYLVVVRFLNILKSKTAFLANRVSSTNNISMNNLIVTGIIANMVSSSVLCGKFVGTTSILFIGQVHWMFTSAMYQIMVFVASFVARDIFHATFFSFLSVLRFAEGYSLLNQPNLSNITSTSSPLQTLPLLPLPFMVVFTILFCCLAFLMFLQNLYIGIYIFLFAVYCATLTLPSGIAHNAPQAVNLVIFITSIIYMFTRLYLSKPDFKISQRNSLKEIIFSCLHFLNIKPTKSTLCSYSATFNFQEVDLIGHAFNSLAAFLIIVETHASFILIMVAGCMVYITGLLSLSAGKTLESSAFIFYGIWWIIWGLVKYVALCMSVKKFQIAVGIICFLILNGFLTVCLITLNRAWFINSLTLEVLLISFLLHTLNILPGETIIAFSILFGIVSFYCFLTALLNGTVQTPHLPWGDPFLKHGLFQQGCMLCPLPAKKVVSIKKIAEIMNAGGVCVIPADIGYVIASACHSPDSVQKVSQINMENTDREISIYITSLTQLQPVKYLLSRELWDFIEGLWQNPVGFVLPKIGGWLNGFGLANSSSLLGSSKSVILYISDCEVTAQIIDLVGPIAVRSLAKGTQILPGQLFPKPLRKVDGILLDMAYASYYEFTVVDCTKMEMGVIDVLKVGSVPKIKVLDVLHTVITREENCINTLDSVDL